The following is a genomic window from Rhodothermales bacterium.
AAGCGGCTGCATGACGATTACGGGTTGTTTCGGGAGGAGTTGATCTCGGCCGGCGACTACGAGTTCTGGCTCCGTGTCGGCAAACACGAGCCGTTTTACCGGTATCCGGGGACGCTGGGGCTGTATTATCGGAACCCCGCCGGCATCGAACACGGCGCGGCGACGGGCAAACGCGAGACGATCCGGATCTGGGAGGAATACGGGATGTTCGACCGCGGCGTGTTGACGATCCTCGATGGCCAGCTCTTCTCCCGGGCGCACATCCAGCGGTATTTCCCGGAAGGAGGATACACGCCGGCGAAGACCCTCCCCGAGTACATCACCCGGTTCCAGGAAAGCCTCTCCCGCCGCGACCTAGCGCTGGCCACACGCATCGCCGACGAGGCCGTGAACGCTTTCCCGCGCGCGCCGTATCCGTTTGTGCTCCGCGCCATTTCATCGCGGATGCAGGGCCAGTTCGGGCCGGCGATCGAGGCGCTGGAGGCCTCGTTGAAGCTGGAGGAAAGCCCCGAGGCGCTGTACGAACTCATCCAGACCTCCCTCGCCACCGAACACCACACCGAGGCCCGCCGCGCCGGCGATTACCTCAAGCAGCGCTTCCCCGATTGGGCCGCGATGGTGGAAAAAATGGCGTTGTAAAGCCGATCCACGCCCCATCACGTAGGTCGGGTTAGCGAAGCGTAACCCGGCGCTTGCTCCACGCTCCCTCGACCCCAATCGAAGCAAGGCGTAACCCGGCGTTACAAAATTCGCATTTCAATCCGCCAGACGCAGTTCAAATGGATTCGACACCCTGGATTCCAGCGGGGCCGGATAAAATTCCTCGGGTTGAGTGTACACCATCAGGCGAAGCCGAAACGTCCCTTCGATTGGGCCGACGAATTCCGGGCCGCAGTTCTGGTCCGGCAAACATGCATTGATCTCCCCCTCCAAGTCGATTGAAGCGCCAGGCATCAACTTCTTACGCGGACGATTGCACATCAATATGTGGATGGGCGAATACACCATGACCCAGGTATCGTCTTGTTTGCGCACTAACGACGTAGATGTGGTGTGACAGCCAGGCAAAAAGACGGCGTCGAAAGACGTGTTCGTAAACACCGACGGGATAGCTACATAGAGAAACCGCCGGCTATCTTCTCCGATGACGACCTCATAGCTGGCTTGCGACGTTTGAATCGCGTAGTCTTGCGCGAGAGTGACCAGCACCCAGGGAGTGGTCAGGAGCGATACGAGCAGTGAATGAGCGAGAAATCGCATAAGACTGATTTAATGTCAATCGAAAGCCCGATCGTTAGACCGTAATTCGAGTTCGAGAAAACCGGCCGCCAATACGCCATGAAGTTGCGGTGTGCCGCCGAGTGGTGTGAACACTAAAAACGCGTTGTCAGCTTAAACACACCACTCGTCGCCATCCATTTAAGCACTTCAGAAAAGGTTGAAAAAAGCTGTTTCTCCCGTCTCGTCTTCCCCAACTCGATTGGGGATCCAAGCCATTCATGCAGCATTGCATGGATCCCCGCTTTCGCGAGGACGACGAACCTGGAGAATAGCGACATTGCAAAGAGTGGAAACCCACTAAAAATCAGCATTGCGCAAATCCCAACAGTTTTTTATTCCCCCTCGACCACAAACGGCACCGAGCGCACCCAATCGCCCTCAGAACGTTTGTCCCTTGAAACCCTCAAGGCGAAACGATACACGCCGGCAGGTGCATGCGTAATCCGGATGACTTGCGAGATAGGATCCGAGAGTCATAACACACCAAATCAACCGGCGCCCCCCTTCTCACTCGGCCGGCGACAGCTGCGTGATCGGCGTTAGCGCCACCTTCCGGAACTCCACCTCCGCCCCTTCCGCCTGGAGCGCGATCTGCCCGCGGTCGACCGTGGCGTTGAAGCCGTCGTTGACCAGGTCCCCGTTCAGCCAGACCCGCAGCGTGTTGCCCACGGTCTCGATCGTCATGGCATTCCATTCGCCGACCGGTCGCTCCGAACCGTCGGTGAGGTTGAGGATACGGCGGGCTTTGCCCTCGGTGATCCCCCATTCGGCGCGTGGCCCGCGCCGGGCCTCCATGTCCGGCACTTCGATGTCCTCGACGATCACCCAGAAGTCGCCGGCGTTTTCATGCAGCATCTGGACCTCGATGGACTTCGGAAACATCGCGTACAGGGCCCGAGGTGTCGAGGCGTGGACGAGCGCGCCGCAGTTGCCGGGTTCGCCGGCGAAGCGGTATTCGATTTCGAGCCGGTAGTTCTGGTGCACGTCATCCGTGATGAGATGGCCTTCCGGCGTGCCGGCGCTGACGAGCAGGCCGTCGCGCACGAAGAACGGGTTCTCGACGGCGCTTGTGTCCATCGCCGGGATGTCGATGTGCCAACCCGTCAGGTCGCGCCCGTTGAAGAGTGCGCGCGACTCGGGAGGGGCTTCGCAGCCGGCGGCGACGAGGAGGAGTACCAGGATGCCGGCTGGTTTTAAAAGGATGTTGTGCATGGTGATGGTGACAAATGTGTGTGTGTAGAGATGCTCCACAGGAGCGTCTCTACGAAATGGGTGCGGGCCGGCAATGAGCACATAAAACCCAACGTCATCGCTTTTTCGCCGCCTTCCTTTCCAGGTTCTCGTGGAGGCGGGCGGCGGCGATGCGGGCGATGAGGTCGTACGGGATGGGTTCGCTCAAGGGCAGCTGGAGGTTGCCCTTTTCGCCGCGGTACCGGGCGATGTCCTTCTGGAGCTGCGCATCCCCTTTTACCGGAGGAAAGATGCCGATGTGTTTTTTAAACGCCGCGTAGTAGATCACCATACCATGTTGGGCGAAAGCCGGCATGCCGTAGCTGATCTTTTCGTCTGCTTCGGGAAGGGCTTTGCGCACCGTTGCCTGTAAGGTCCGCAGGATCTCCTGGATGTCGGGCGGGAAGCCGGCGATGTAGGCGTCGACGGTGGCGGGTTTGACGGGGGGTTCGTTCATAGGGATTTTGATAGATGAGCTGGTGGCCCTCAGAGCATCCATTCAAACGGGAGGAGCGCCAGCAGACGCACCTTCAGACGCCGGAATGCGGTTGTACCCGGTTCGATGGTATGGCGTTTCTTGCCCTCGGGAGTCCATTCGAGCCACTCGAGCCGGCCCTCCGGCGTGAGGTAGACCTCGTAGGCCGTGAGGGCAAACTCGGCGTCGAACACATGGCTAAGCCGGCGCGCGAGGTCAGGGCTATCCAGCAACAGCCCCATTTCCGTGTTAAACCGCGCGGACCGGGGGTCGAAGTTAAACGATCCCACGAACACATGCCGGTCGTCCAGCGCAAACGTCTTGGCGTGGAGGCTGGCGGCGGAACTGCCGCCGATGGACTCATGCGCACCGGTGGTATCGCCCCACCCGCGTTTGAGTTCAAACAATTGAACCCCGGCGCGGAGCAGCGCCTTGCGGCGTTTGGCGTAGCCGGCATGGACGGCCGTGACGTCCGTTGATTCCAGCGAGTTGGTGAGGACGCGAACCTGGACGCCACGTTCGGACAGCCTCTTCAGCGTCGCCGTTCCCGCCGCCATCGGCACGAAGTAGGCCGACACCAGATCGAGGCGACGCACCGGTGAACCGATGTGTTCGAGCAGCTGTGTCAGGAGCAGCACCTCGGGGTGCTCATCGTGTCCCAGCGTTTTGAGAGGATCGTCGTAGAGGAGGTGGGCTTCTGTCCAGATCCATGCTCGTTTGCCCTCCTCCAATTCGGTCAAGATAGGCGTCTCGTAGAGGGCTTGCATGTAACCGGTCGAATCTGGATCCATCCGATTGGCCGTAAACTGATCCAACAGCCGCTCGCCCTCGGCCGGGCCGGCCGGCGGGACAAGCCGGGAGATGGGCGCGGCCAGGGTGCTGGTCCAGTAGAGGTCGAACATCGTCCCCGCTTCTTCCACTACCGCCCCGATCGCCAGCACATCGAGGTCGGTGAACGCCATTCCATCCCCCTCGGCGTAGTATTCGTTGCCCACGTTTCGGCCGCCAGTCACTATCGCCTTTCCGTCCACCGTGAGCGACTTGTTGTGCATCCTCCGATTGGAGCGCCAGAAATCCGTCAGCGCGTTCATATAACGCAGCTTGCGCCAGCGGAGCGGATTGTAGATGCGGACCTCGATGTTCGGGTGGGTGTCTAGCCCGGCGAGGGTAGGGTCGAGTTCCTCCGTGGTGCCGTCGTCTAGCAGGAGCCGGACGCGAACACCGCGCTCGGCGGCGCGCCACAACGCCTCGAACAGAAGGAGGCCCGATTGGTCTCCACGCCAGATGTAATAGAGGGCGTCGATCGTGTCCTGCGCCGCATCCACCAGTTGGTGGAGGGCAACGAAGGCCTGACGGGGGCCCGCAAGCGGGAAGATCCCCGTCTGGCCGGCGTGTTCGGTGGTAGCCGTGGAAAACATGGGCTGCAGGGTTTAAGGTTCGGGGTTTAAGGTTCAAAGACGCTCATTCATAGAACCTTGAACTTTTTAACCTTAAACCGTTCATCCCATGTGGTAGAAGTACTCTTCCCGCACGATTTTCCCGTTTTTGACCTGGAAGAGCCCGACCTCATCCATCTGCATCCGCCGGCCCGACGGTTTGTGGGTGATGTCGTACTGGAAGCCGACGATGAACCGGTCGTCGTGCGGCCACGGGCCAGTGACCGTGGCGGAATGGACGTCGTGATTGGCCACCCACCAGGCGGATTTGGCGCGGATGGCTTCGAGGCCGCGGGCTTCCCGCTCGGATCCCGGCGGCGCGCCGGCTTCGACGCTCATGGCGTCTTCCGCGAAGAGGGTGTTAATGGCTTCGAGATTTTGACCCTGCCGGCAGAGGTCGGCCAGTTTGCGGGCAATGTCGAGGGTGGACATGGAGGCTACCTGCTATGGGTTGAACGGACCGACAAGGACGGAGCCGGCGGCGATATACGCAAGGGGGAGATGGTAACGTCATGGAAACATAGCCCGGGCTCCTGTACGATGTAACGCCGAGGGCGCTCCCTCACTCCATCTCCGGCGTCGCAGGCTTGTCGGCGAGGAGATGGTAGGTTTCGCTGGCTTTTTTGAACGTTTCGTGGTCGTCCAGTTGCCGGGCAGCGTGGGCGAGGGCGAGCCAGATGTCGGGGTCTTCCGGGAGGCGCCCGGTGGCATCCCGGAGCAGATCGAGCGCTTCGGCATGCCGGCCGGTATCCATGTAGAGCTTGCCGAGGCTGGTGAGAACCGCCGGCTCGTATGGCGCCTGGAGCCGGGCCTGTTCGAAGGCATTTAGGGCTGCTTCGCGATTTCCCGCGCGGAGGCGGATGAGGCCAAGGCGCACGAGCACCGTGAGCGGGGCGTGGGTTTCGTCGAACGAGGCAGAGAAGCGCTCGAGAAGTCGGGCGGATTCCTCCGTTCGGCCGGCCATCGTCAGGATATCGTACAACTCCCACACCGGCTGGGCGTGCCGCGGAAAGACGCGCGCCAGTTCGCGCACCAGCGCTTCCGCCTCGGCCGGCTGAGCCGTTCGCAGCCTCCGCACAGCCCGGACCCCCTCCACCAGGCGCTCCTGTTCGGCCGTCTTCATGGCCGCGCAGGCCGCGATAATGTCCGGCATAGGCTCATCCCAGGCGTGGGCGTCGAGGCTGGCGCCCTGCCGGCACAACGCCAGCACAAGCCGCGCCAGCCGCTCGGCCGCGAGGCCGTCGGCGCTGTGGTTCACATCGGCCAGATGCTGGTTCTGGCGTTGGACGACGGCGCGCGCCCTGCCGGGGTCGGCCAGTAAGGATTCAATGGCCGCGGTCAGGTCGGGCAGCCGGCGCACCACCAGCGGGCCCACCAGCCCCTCGTGCGCGAGCGCGGCTTCGGGATCCATCGTCACCGCAATCACAGGGCGACGCCGAAGCATGGACTCGACTACGGCGTGCGAGGATTCGAGGCAGACGACCATATCCGCCGCCCGCACCGCATCGCCGTTCGAGCATCGCACGAGATAGACATCCCCATAGCCTTCTTCATCCAGCCACTTCTCGTAGTGTTTGCCCAGGCCGGCCACATCGGCGCCGGCGGCCACAAGGAGAGCCTCATCCTCCGCGGCCGGCTCGACGATCAGCTGGCACCCGCCCTGCACGGCCCGGGTCGCTTGCAGAGCGGCTATGTGCAGCGCCATGGAAAAGCGGAAGCGCCGTGCAAAATCCGCCGACACGCCTTCAAACGGAGGCACCCGGAGGAGGATCACCGGGCGGTCCGGCGGCATCCCGAGCCGTAGTCGGGCCTCGTGCTTCTGCGTCCGTTGCTCATTTCCGCCCGCCCCGGGCTCCGCCTTTCCGGGCCAGCCCGTCACAAACACCTGGTCGGACGCTACGCCGGCCGCGACGAGTCGGTCGCGGTCGAGCCGGCTTCCCACCGCGGCGAAATCGGCAAACAGTGCCGGCTCCGCCACGGCCTCGAGGCCGCTGCCGTACCACCACTCGCCCAGGGCCAGCGTCGGCACCTGTGCTTCGCGGGCGAAATGGACCACCGCGCGCGAAGCGTCCGAATGGTCGTCGCCAACGACGATGAGGCGGACATCATACGCGTGCAGGACGCGTTTGAGGGTGTCGATTGCCAGCACCTGCTGCTCCAGCCGGCGGAGGAGCGAACGGAAGAACGGTTGCCCCACCTCGTGGAGCAACCCGCCGTCCGTCGAAGCGGCTCCGGGCGCCACCTCCGCGATCTTCATCAGTGTCAGGAGGGCGTTCACGCGCCGCGTGCTTTCGACGGCGGCGCGCTCGCGCAAGGGTAGCGAGGCAAAGGCGTGCCAGTCGATGCATGGGATGCCGGCCGCATGCGCCGCATGCAGCGTCGGGCGGTCGCGCAGGGCGTCCGCTTCTTTGAGGATGGGCACATAGCCGGCTTCGGAGGCCGCCCGGAGCACCGACATGTACGCGTTCGCCACGCCGCTCGTCTCGTAGAACACGACGCCTTTTTTCATCTCACGCATCCCCCTTGGCCTCTCGCCGATGCAGCGCCCACATGAAATACGGGAAGGATCCTTCCTCCAACAACTCGGCCAGCGGCACGCCTTCGTAGGTCAGTACGGCCCGGGCTTCGGGATGCGCCGCCCAGGACCGGGCTTCCTCCCGCGCCGCGGCGGCACGGGCGGCAACGACGTCACGCGGCTCCTCGGACCAGTGGCGGTCGAGCGCGGCGGCAATGTCTGCCGGCGTCACCCGCCAGCCGTTGCCGCAGGTCGCGCACGTACACGCCCCGACCGGTAGGCCGGCCACCGTCGGCAACAACGCCGCGTACACCGCCTGGCACGCCGCGCATCGCACGATGAGATAGGCGGCGTGCCGGCGGGGCTCGATGCCCAGAATCGTCGCCTCGGGTGAAAAGATCTTGGCCCTGGTCATGCGGTCAACCCGTGGTTTCCGTCGGGATGAGTTGCGCAAGCGTTTCGCGGAGGGCGCCTTTCTGGAACAGGGCCGCCTTGCGGTCGCTCCGCTTCTCCATCGGCAGGGCCGAGAGAACCTTGCGGGTCTCGGTGATCTGCTGGAAGAGCGAGTAGTGCTGCTCGATGAAATCGCGGTACGCCTTCGAACTGTAGATGTGCGACGTGACCATGCCCACGGCCTCGTCGACCGTATTAAAAAGCACCTGTTCCGGCCAGATGCCGCCCGAGAACGGGAAGTTATGGACGACCGGCTTGATGCCGCAGGCCATCGCCTCGGCGATCGAGTAGCCAAAGCTCTCGTGCATCGAGGTGGAGAGGAGGAACTGCTTGTCCGACAGCCATCCACCGATGTCCTTCTGCCAGCCGTCGAACTGGACGTTGTTCGCGAGGCCCATCTCCTTGATCATGTGGTTCCAGTAGATCTGCACCATCGGCTCCTGGAATTGGCCGGCGACATACAGCTTGTACCGAGCGTCGAAGCGGACGAGCTTGGCGAGGATTTGCAGGAGCAACGTCGGGTTTTTGCGGGAATGGATGTAGCCCACGCTGGCGAGGTTGAAGCCCGGGCTGCGCGGCGTGAACCGGTAGCGGTCGATCGCTACGCCGTTGCACACTACGGCCACCTGGACGCGGTCCTCGATCCCCGGCACGGTGCTGCGGAGGATCGTGATGAGGTGGTCGGTGACCAGCATCAGGGTGTCGATATTCTCCCACTGGACCTGCGCCGGCATCGGGGTGAAGACCTCGTAGCGATGCAGCCGGCAGACGATCGGCTTGCGGCGGGCGACTTCGAGGCGCGAGGCGTGGACCACGAGTTCGTCGCACCACTCGAACCAGCAGATATCGGCCTGCTCCATAAGCGGGGCGACCTCCTCGATCCGGGAGATGACGGCCTTCGTGACGTCGTAATGACGGTTGAGACCGCCGATGAGGTCGTCAAGGAACTGGTCGAAGCCGGCGCGGACGAACAGCGTCAGTTTCCGTTTGCCCATCGAGAGACCGGGTTCGACGCCGGGAATACGCTGTGGGACGGCGTCGATCTGGGCGAGCTGGTTGGCGTTCGCCACGAGGCGCGCTTTGCGGTACCATTCGAGCGCGTACGGGAAATCGGCCATCTGCTCGTACAGATTGCCCAGCAGGTAAAGCACTTCGAAGCGCTCCGGCGCCTGGGCGAGGGCGGCGAAAAGGCGTTCCTCGGCCTCGGGATACTGTTTCCGTTCGAGCGCGACGATCGCCCCCAGGAGGTAATAGCGCTCGTCCTGCCCGTAGGTCTTCCGCCACGTCGCCAGCAGCGCTTCCGCTTCCGAAAGCTGCCCGTTTTGAATGCAGGATTTGATGGTTTCTTTTGCGTCAAACTGTCGTTGATCCATGGCCATTGAGGGTGTTGTGAGATGAAATAGGTAGCGTTAATTCCAGCCGGCGAGCCGTTTGAACTCGGCCGGCAGGAGGATTCGGTTGGATTCGAGCACGCGGAGCACCTCCCGCGACTCGTCGTCGGACGCGACGGGCTCCCGGCCGCCGAGGAGGTGTGCGATAAACGCCGCCGCCTCGCGGCCGCGGGTGTAAGAAGCCTGAAGGACGTCGCCCCGCTTGCGGAGCAGGTCTCGGAAGAGCGGCAGGCTCAGGCGCCTCATTTCGATCAGGTAGGTGGCTCCGACGCACATCGACACGAGGTGCATGGTGATTTTATCGATCCCGTAGGTTTCGCGGGAAGACAGCGAGCCGTGCTGGACGAGCCGCATGTAGCGGCCGGCGCGCGCGATCCGCACCCGGCGCTCCGGGAAGCGGGCGCAGAGGCGGGCGAGGAAGACATAGTCTTCGCTCACCTTAAAAAACGATTCAGGCTCCGTGCCCCGCAGGTCGGCCGGCCGAAAGAGACTGCCGAGGGTCAGCACCTGCATTTCGCCGGTGGCCACGAGGTAACAGAGCAGCTCGAAGCCGGTCTTGCCGTCGAACCCGCGGCGGTCGTACTGGAGGTTCATCTGGAGGGACTCGTTGAAGGCGAAGACCGCCGGCATGGCGGTGAAGAGCGCCGGGGCGTCCATGTCCATCAGCGCCGTCGCCTCATCCAGGAACGCATCCGCCTCGTTCAGGAAGTCGTCGTCGTCGCAGAACCCCATGTAGGGCGTGTCGGCCAGGGCGATGCCCGCGCCGCGGGTGCAGGCGACGCCGCGGTTGGTGTCGTAGTGATGGATGTGGATGTCGGGCCGGCCAGCGGTCAGCAGGTCGAGGTCCGCCCTCGTCGTGGCGCTGGCGCCGTCGCAGACGATCTGGAGCGGCAGTCCATCCCACAGCCCCTCCTCCAGGTACAGGGAGAAATACCGGAGGCGGTCGAACAGCGGCATGACAAACGTCACGTCGGCGTGTCGACTGGCGCCTCGCGGCGTGGCGCGGGCTTTCTGGAGTTCGAGGATGCTGTTCATAGGAAGGGCGATACAAGACGTGTGTTGGCCCCGAGGTCAAAAACCCTGCCATCGCCCGACAGGTCGCGCGGCAGGTCGTCGGCCGCACGCCGTAACGAACACCGGGCCGTTGCCGGTGCCTCGCCGGCCGATCGTCGGGCAATTTCCGCCCCTGATTCAGGAAACTTATGCCCGCATTCCGGAGGTGATTGGACCCCTGCGCGACGCAGATCCCCCCATGCCGGCATGGCAAGTCTTTTGTACATCCCCCCTCCACGCAACTCCTACACATCGGTCACCTTCATGCTGCTCCGACTCGAAAACAGCTATCAATCCATGACGTCGCACGTCCGCCAGGTGGAGCGGATCGCGAACAACCTCGCCAACGCCAGCACGGTCGGCTTCCGGAAGGACCGCTCATTCGTCGAGGTGCTGGCCGAGGGGCTCGACAAAGAAGAGTCACCCTACAGCACGCGCCAGCTCGGGCACTGGGTGGACCAGCAGCAGGGCAGCCTCGAGCAGACCGGCGGTTCGCTGGATGTGGCCCTGAACGGCGAAGGGTTCTTCGTTCTCTCCGACCCCGATACCGGGGCCACACGCTATACCCGCGCCGGCCATTTCCTCACGGATGAGGAGGGCACACTCCGCGCGCCGAACGGCCTCGTCGTCGAGGGCCAGGCCGGCCCGATCACCATCCCCGAGGACGCGGTGACCGTCGAGATCCGCCGCAACGGCGACGTGATCGTGGACGACAGCCTGGTAGGGACCCTGCGCGTCGTCCGCTTCGACGCGCCGGAACAGCTGACCCGCATCGACGCGGCCTCGTTCCTCGCGAACGGTGTCGAACCGCAGGACATCGACGAGCCGGCCGTCATCCAGGGCCAGCTCGAAAACAGCAACGTAGACGCCGTCCGCGAGATGAGCGAACTCATCGCCTACAGCCGTCTCTTCGAAGCCCAACAAAAAACCCTGACCACCGTCGACGGCTACCTCGAACGCGCCACGCGCGAATTGAGCCGGTTCTGATTGGTTACAGGTTTACAGGTTGCAGGTTACAGGTTCTCAAACTTGCTGCCTTCAACCTGTAAACCTGCAACCTGCAAACCTGCAAACCTGCAACTTTCCAACCTGCAACCAACATGTTAAGAGCACTCTGGACCGCCGCGCTGGGCATGCAAGCCCAGCAACAGGGCGTTGACAACATCGCCAATAACCTCGCCAACGCGAACACGACGGGGTACAAACACTCCAAGATCGTATTTCAGGACCTGCTGTATCAGACGGTCCGCGCCCCGAGTGAGGGAGACTCGGGGACGACGCAGCCGGCGACGTTGCAGATGGGCCATGGCGCCACGGCTATCGCCACCGTCCGCAATTTCCAACAGGGCGGCCTGACCGAGACGCAGAATCCGCTCGATATCGCCATCAACGGCGAGGGCTTCCTCCAGGTCACCCGGCAGGACGGCACGGTGGCCTACACCCGCGACGGCACATTCACGCTGAACGCCGAGGGCACCATCGTCACCCAGAGCGGTCTCCGCCTGGAGCCCGAAATCTCGATCCCGCCAGATGCCAGCCGGGTGGATATTTCGCAGGATGGGGTGGTGATGGCCACGATCCCGGGGGATGTTACTCCCGTAGAACTCGGTCAGATCGAGCTCGCTCGTTTCAACAACGACAGCGGCTTGCTGGCCATCGGCGGCAACCTCTATGAGCAGACCAACGCCAGCGGCGAGCCCATCATCGGGACGCCTGGCCAGGAGGGTCTGGGTGGGTTGATCCAGGGCTATCTGGAGAACTCGAACGTGCAGGTGGTCCAGGAAATGGTCAACCTCATCACGGCCCAGCGCGCCTACGAATTGAACACGAAGGTGGTTACCACGGCCGACCAGATGCTGCAGCAGGCCAACCAGATTAAGCGGTAATTAAGGCAACATGAAAAAGGCAAAAGGCAAAATCGGGTTTGTACGGGGTCCGCGGTTTATGTGGAACTTCCCCCTTCGTGGGGCGCCTTTTGCCCTTTGCCTTTCTTGTTTTTCCTTTTTCCTTTCCTCTTTTGCCTTTTGCCTTCCTTCCCCGGCGCAGCCGGGCAAGGCGCGGATTCTAGCGGCGGCGCGGGCCGCGCTGGATGCCGCGTATCCCGAGCAGGCCGGCCGGCTTGACGTACGGCTGGTGCGGACAGGGGGCGAACTCCCGGACGACGGCCCGCTCCGCCTCGTGCTGCCCCCCGGCAACGCCCTCCCCCGGGGCAGGCTTCAGGCCGACCTCGAACGACAAGAGGTTGATGGCATCTGGCTGGAAAGCGGCTGGGCGCAGATCTATATCGCCCATTTTGACTCGGTCGCCACGCCGATCCGTACAGTCAACAAAGACGAAAAGATCGACTCCGGGGATGTGGCCTTTGCCTGGATTGAAACCACACGGTTTGCCGGGGAGCCGCTTACGCCGGCCCTCTTCCGCGAACTGGCGGTCGGACCGCTCTTCGCACATCGGCACCTCGGCGCGGACCGCGCCCTGCAGCGTGACGACGTGCGGCCGGCGTACGCGGCAACCACCGGAGAACCGGTGGAGATGACGTACCGGCGGGAGCGCCTGCTCCTTTCGATCAAAGGCCAGGCCCGATCGCAGGGCTTTGTCGGCGACAGCATTCGGCTGTATGCGCCGGCGACCAAAACCATGTATAAAGTCCGCCTCACCGGCCCCGGCGCCGCGGAGTGGATCGAAACCTTGAAGTAACCCATGAAAAACGCCCGACGCATCCTGATCCTTAGCGGACTCGTGACGTTGTCCTTCCTCTTCCCCTCCCTGTCCGCGGCCCAGCGCTCCATGTTCGCCGACATCAAGGCCTATCGGATCGGGGATGCGATCACGATCAACCTGGCCGAGCGGACCGCCGCCGAGCGCGAGAGCCAGTGGGAGCGCAGCAGCCGGTCCAACCTCGACAGCGGCAGCAGCCTCGACGCCGGCGCCACGCTGAACGGGCAATTCGGCGTAAACGCCTCGTTTCAGAATGACGCCGAGCGGAGA
Proteins encoded in this region:
- the flgG gene encoding flagellar basal-body rod protein FlgG, with the protein product MLRALWTAALGMQAQQQGVDNIANNLANANTTGYKHSKIVFQDLLYQTVRAPSEGDSGTTQPATLQMGHGATAIATVRNFQQGGLTETQNPLDIAINGEGFLQVTRQDGTVAYTRDGTFTLNAEGTIVTQSGLRLEPEISIPPDASRVDISQDGVVMATIPGDVTPVELGQIELARFNNDSGLLAIGGNLYEQTNASGEPIIGTPGQEGLGGLIQGYLENSNVQVVQEMVNLITAQRAYELNTKVVTTADQMLQQANQIKR
- a CDS encoding flagella basal body P-ring formation protein FlgA → MKKAKGKIGFVRGPRFMWNFPLRGAPFALCLSCFSFFLSSFAFCLPSPAQPGKARILAAARAALDAAYPEQAGRLDVRLVRTGGELPDDGPLRLVLPPGNALPRGRLQADLERQEVDGIWLESGWAQIYIAHFDSVATPIRTVNKDEKIDSGDVAFAWIETTRFAGEPLTPALFRELAVGPLFAHRHLGADRALQRDDVRPAYAATTGEPVEMTYRRERLLLSIKGQARSQGFVGDSIRLYAPATKTMYKVRLTGPGAAEWIETLK